The Pseudomonadota bacterium DNA window CACCACGGTAAATGACGTGGCGCTGGCGATTTGTGGTGGCGGTTTGCGCAAGTATCTGGAGGCCAAAAACGAATTACCGAAGCGTTCACTGGCGGCAATGGCTCCGATAAACGTGCGCACTCGCGACAAGCTCGGCACGGCGGGGAACCAAGTGTCGCAAATGACGGTGAGAGTGTGCAGTCATATCGAGGACCCCATTGAGCGATTGAAAGCCGTGAGTGAGGGAACGCGCCATGCCAAAGAGCTAACCAATGCAATTGGTGCCAAGAGTATGACCGACTACGCGCAGTTCATTCCCTCAACGTTAACCGCCTCGGCGGCACGCCTAGCGAGTCGGGCCGGCTTGGTTAACCGCATCAAACCCCTCTATAACTGTGTGATCACCAATGTGCCGGGCCCACAGGTGCCGCTGTATTTCACAGGGGCGCGTATGATTAGCTCGTTTGGCATGGGGCCGCCGATCGATGGTACGGGGTTGTTCCACGCCATCGGCAGTTATTGCGGTACGTTTAATATCGCGGTGTGCTGCTGCCGTGAAATGATGCCTGATCCGGCTTTTTACGCCGAATGTTTGCAAGCGTCGTTTGATGAACTCTACGCCGCGACACGCGATCTAGCGCCGGATGAAAAAAAGGCGGTTGCCTCTAAGCGTAAGAAGCGGGCCGCAGTCAAAAAACGCGCGAAGAAGAAAACGGCGCCAACGTCGGTAAGCACAAAGCGCGCGTCGACAACACGAACACGTGCGGCAAGTGAAGCGAATACGCCAGCGGCGCCGGCATCGAGTAAACGTGCGAGTGCCTCCGCCACGACCCGCACTCGAAAGAAGCCGGTCATCAAAAAGCGGGCGAAAAAAAGAACTCAGGCTCAATCCGATCGCAACGACTAATTGAGTTACCGAGAGTTAGGTCTATGAACGAATACCGCACGCATCGCCGACTGGGAGCGCTATGGCGCCGGTGATTGAGACACTACCGCTGCCGCCCGAGCAGTATTTGACCGCCAATGGCCTGCGCTTGGCGTATGAGGAGTTTGGCGCATCGAACGCCGAGCCGATTCTATTGATCATGGGTCTTGGTACGCAGATGATCGCGTGGCCAGATGAATTTTGCCAAGGTCTTGCTGACCTGGGTTATCGGGTGATTCGATTCGATAATCGCGATATTGGTCTGTCCGACAAAATTGAGGTTGCGGATCCGATTTCCATTGTGTCGTTGGCGCTGCGTGCGCGCCTCGGTTTGTCGGTCAAAGTGCCCTACACACTGCACGACATGGCCCAGGACAGCGTCGGCGTATTGGAGGCGTTACACCTTGACTCGGCTCATATCGTGGGCGCGTCGATGGGCGGCATGATCGGGCAGATCATCGCGGCCCGGCACAGTGACCGAGTGCGTACGCTCACTTCGATCATGTCGACTTCCGGCAATCCTCGCTTACCCGGAGCGCGGTGGCGCGCCACCCGTCAGCTCTTATCCAGACCCAAAAACGCCAGTGAGGAGCAGCTGCTGACTCATGCATTGCGCACGTGGTCGATCATCGGCAGCCCAGACTTTCGGCCCTCCGAACACGACCTGCGCCAGCGATTACTGCGCTCGATGCGTCGCTCAATGTATGCGCCCGGATACCGCCATCAGCTCGCCGCGATTATCGAAAATGGCGATCGGCGGGCGTTACTGAGTGAAATCCAAGCGGCAACGCTCGTGTTGCACGGTCGCGAAGACGTGTTGATTCCGGTTGAGGGCGGCATTGACACGGCCAATTGCATCGCGCAAGCAGAGCTGACGATTTACGAAGGCATGGGGCACGATTTGCCGCGCGAGTTGGTGCCACGGTTTATTCGGCGCATCGACACACATATCCGCTCAAACTAAAACGCACTCGCCAAATCAGCGAAGTGGCTGGCTCGGACCCTACCGATGATGGCGCGTAAACCGCCAGTAGCCGCATTTGATTGCCCGACAGCGCAAAAATCCGACGACGATTTTGCCGCTTGAGAGGCCAGCAATGGCAGGATTCGCGCATCCTTGATTCCCTGCGGTGTATACTCCTTGCTCTTATTATTGGCGTCACACAACGTGGCGGGTTACTGGGGACGAGATCACTGTGAGTAACGAGAAGAAATACGACATCGTAGTGTACGGGGCAACGAGTTTTGTTGGTCAGATATTGGCCAAATATATGCACGAGCAATTTGGCGACACAGCGTTAACGTACGCACTAGCAGGCCGATCACTCAGCAAGCTGGAGTCAGTGAAGGCCGAGCTTGGCACGCCGGATCGCGACGTGATTGTGGCCGATGCAGCCGATGAAGATGCGCTCACGGCCATGTGCGAAAACGCTCGCGTTGTGATTTCGACGGTGGGCCCGTACGCACTATACGGCGAACCACTGGTGAAGATTTGTGCGCAAACGGGCACCGACTATTGCGATCTGACCGGTGAAACACAATTTATCAAGCGCATGCAGGATCGCTACGCCGATTTAGCGGCTCAATCGGGCGCGCGCATTGTGCATTGCTGTGGGTTTGATTCGATTCCCTCTGATCTGGGCGTGCATTTTCTGCAAAACCGCGCAGTCGAACAATTTGGCAAAACCTGTCCCGATGTAAAAATGCGTGTGGCCGTTATGAAGGGGGCAGCGTCCGGCGGTACGATCGCGAGCATGGTCAATATTTTTAAGGAAATTAAGAAGGATAAGACTGTGCGCAAGGTGCTGGTCGATCCGTATGCGTTGTGTCCCCAGGGTCATGGTTTTACGGCTCGGCAGCACAACACCAAAATGGAATACGACGACGATGTCGAGAGTTGGTTAGCGCCGTTTGTCATGGCGGGTATCAACACGCGCATCGTTCATCGCTCAAATGCCCTGAGCGCTAAACGCTACGGCGATCAATTCTTATACGAAGAAGCCATGATGACCGGTAGCGGCAAGGCTGGGAAAAGCCGAGCGCGAAAAATGTTGTGGGGCTTGGGTGCGTTCATGGCGGGTGCATCGATGGGGCCGATACGCTGGATGTTAGAGCGTTTTATTTTGCCTAAGCCGGGCAGTGGACCGACCCCCGAGCAGCAGGTGAAGGGCAAATATGTACTGCTGTTTCGAGGCACAACCGAAGACGGCGACACGATAAAGACGCGTGTGACCGGTGACCAGGATCCGGGATACGGCTCAACCGCAAAAATGCTGGGACAGGCGGCCGCGTGCCTCGCTCAAGATGTGGCGACGGACACGCCGGGCGGCTTTTGGACCCCGGCAACACTGCTGGGCGACAAATTAATCGATCGCCTTGAATCGCACTCAGGCGTGACGTTTAAAGTCGACTGAACAGGCGAACTAACAGAGCGGGCGCCTAAGGTGCGCCCGCGCGTTACGCAGTGTATTTTGGTTAGGCTTGATAAGCCCAGTGCGGCGTGACATCACTCAAGCCAGCCATTCGCTTGACGACGCGCATCACCTGGCAGCTATAGCCAAATTCATTGTCGTACCACACATATAAGATTGCGCGATTATCCGAGACGATCGTGGCCTGCGCATCGACCACACAGGCTGCGCGCGATCCAACCAGGTCGGTCGACACGATTTCCTTAGACTGCGTGTAGTCGATCTGATGTTGCAGTTCGGAGAACAGCGACTGTTTGCGCAGGAAGTCATTCAAGTTTTCGCGATCGGTGTCTTTGTCGAGCGTGAGTGTAAGAATGGCGAGCGACACATTGGGCGTGGGCACGCGAATGGCGTTGCCCGTGAGTTTGCCGCCGAGTTCTGGATAGGCCTTAGCCACCGCGCTGGCGGCGCCGGTGCTCGTAATAACCATGTTGAGCGCTGCGCTTCGGCCTCGACGATCAGCTTTGTGATAGTTGTCAATAAGGTTCTGGTCATTTGTAAACGAATGAACCGATTCAACGTGGCCGTTCACAATGCCGAACTCTTCGTTTAGTGCTTTGAGCACCGGCGTAATAGCGTTGGTTGTGCAACTCGCCGCGGATAAGATGCTGTCGGACGCGTCGATTTGCGCATGGTTGACGCCGTAAACAATATTCTTGATGTCGCCTTTGCCCGGTGCCGTCAGGACGACTTTCTTCACCCCATTGGCCTTAAGATGCAGCCCAAGACCGTCGGGGTCCCGCCACTTACCGGTGTTATCGATCACAATGGCATTGGTGATCCCGTACTGTGTGTAGTCGATTTCGTCGGGGCTATTGGCGTAAATCATTTGAATGAACGCGCCGTTGGCTTTGATCGCATTACGCTCGTTATTCACAGTAATGCTGCCGTTGAACGGGCCGTGGATTGAATCACGACGCAAGAGACTCGCGCGTTTCTCCAGATCACCGTCCTTGCCGCCGCGCGTGACAATGGCCCGAAGTCGCAGCGAGTTGTTACGACCTTGGCGTTCGATGAGCAGTCGTGCCATCAGTCGACCGATGCGGCCAAACCCGTACAACACGATATCAACGGGTTCCCGTGTATCTGTTATGCCAACGATGTCTTTAAACACATCATCGAGATAGGCGTCAATCGCCGCGTCCGAGTCGTTTTCGTACTGGTAGTGATACGCGAGCTTGCCAAGATCGAGTTCGATAGGGGGCAGGGCTCGCTGGGCGATGGCCGCCAGTAGTGGATAGCTCTCGCGTAATCGCAGCTTTTGGCCCTTGTGTAGCCGCACGCTGCGGTGCGCCTTGATGATGTCAATCGCGCTGGCGCCAACGAGTGAGCGACCGAATACGGTGGTTTCCACCGACTGCTCACGGTACAGCTTGCCAACCAGTGGCTGCATGAGCTCGGCGTATTCCTGACGTTCCATCCAGCTATTGAGCAGTTGTTGTTCCAGTTCCTGATTCACGTTGGGGCCTCGTTTGTTTTTGAGTGTGCGGCTCGGATCGTTACGGTGGCCACTCTCGCTGCCACACGCTGTCATAATCGGCGCTCACTGCGGCGCGTGCCGACTTTGAGCGAGGCGTAGTGTAATGAAAAGCGCAAGCCTATCCAACCAACTGGCGCACGCATTCACACGTTTTTTTACCTTGTTGCGTTGATCTTGTGATGCCGGCCAAAATGGCAACGTTGTCATTTTCGGTATCGGGGTGCCGAAAGCCATTCAGGCGTGAGGCCCACGCGATTAGGCAAGAACCGTCTAATGATTGTCAGCGACTATCGATCGTGGTTGGTCCGCCCATTATGCGACGCATGCCGGTGGCAGCGCTGCGTCGAGTCGTCGCCTGATTCGTCCTCAATTTGGGAAAGGCCTGGTTCGATGGGGGTGACGGGTCATGACCGTTGGAACGGCGCGACAGACGAAGTGAATGTGCCTGAATTAAGCTAGAGTAACGTTTTTGTGGTCCGGTTCAGGCGTATGGAAAATCTCAGAAAGTTTTATATCGATGGCAAGTGGGTGACGCCGCATAGCGCGCAGTCGTTTGCGGTCACGAACCCGGCGACTGAGGAGATTATCGACACGATGATTCTGGGCGACCGGAAGGATGTTGACCGCGCGGTAGAGGCGGCGTTACGCGCGTTTTATTCGTTTAGTCAAACCACGAAAACGGATCGCCTCGACTTGCTTCAGGCGCTGTTGGTCGAGAGTCGCCGACGCATGGACGACATGGTTCAGGCGATGACCCTCGAAATGGGTGTACCGGTCACGTTCTCTCGAGAGATGCAGGCCGATGCGGCAATCGGTCATTTGGAGGGCTTTATCGAGGCCCACAAAGCGCAAGAGCTGCGTGAGGATCTGGGTAACGGCGATGTCATTGTGCGCGAACCCATCGGCGTTTGTGGTCTGATCACGCCTTGGAACTGGCCTATCAACCAGGTGGCGCTCAAGGTGATACCGGCGATTGCAACGGGCTGCAGCTGCATTTTAAAGCCGTCGGAATACACGCCGCTGTCGGCTGTCGTTTACGCTGAGATTATTGATGCGGCAGGCATTCCAGCGGGTGTATTTAACCTGGTCCAAGGCGATGGCCCCACCGTGGGTGCCGGGCTTGCGGCGCACCCCGATGTGCACATGATGTCGTTTACCGGATCGTCGCGTGCCGGCAAAGCCGTAATGAAAGCATCGGCCGATACGATAAAACGCGTCACGCTTGAGCTCGGTGGTAAATCTCCCGACCTGGTTTTTGCGGACTGTGATGTGCCGGTAAGAGTGCGCGATACGGTGCTGAATTGTTTTAGTAACACCGGTCAATCGTGTGATGCGCCGACACGCATGCTCGTGGAACGAAGCGTGTATGACCAAGCGGTAGCGATTGCGCGAGACACGGCGTTGTCTCAGCGTGTCGACGACCCGAATAAAGAAGGTGATCATCTGGGACCGTTATTTGATCAAATTCAGTACGACCGTGTTCAGCGGCTCATCCAGATTGGCCTTGATGAGGGCGCCAAACTCGTCGCAGGCGGCTTAGGACGACCGGATGGTTTCGATCGAGGCTGGTATGTTAAGCCGACTGTGTTCGCCGATGTGAACAACACCATGGAGATTGCCCAGGAGGAAATCTTCGGGCCAGTAATCGTCTTAATGCCGTTTGACTCCGAAGAGGAAGCGATCGAGATTGCCAACGACACGCCGTATGGGCTGGCTGCGTATATCGAATGCGGCGATCCAGCACGCGCCGAGCGAATTGCCGCTCGATTACGGGTTGGGGCCGTGCATATAAACGGCGCGGGCTACCAGTATGGATCACCGTTCGGTGGCTATCGTCAGTCTGGCAATGGTCGCGAAGGGGGAATGATGGGACTCGAGGACTATCAGGAGGTCAAGACGCTGCATATTGCGTAGCGGCGTAGTCCTATGGTTGCGTCCCGTGTGTGTGGATGTCACCCTCTTTTTCGCACTTTCGTGGAGTGAATATGACGCGAACCTACCCAACCCACTTTGGCGCACGGCCATGATGTCGTCGCATACCGACACACTCGCTGGCGTAGGTGGCGCTCTTCATTACCAAGACTGGCGACCCGATGGTGTCGTCCGCGCGGTGCTGGTGATCGTACATGGTGCGGCCGAGCATGGGGGGCGTTACGCGCCCCTTGCCGAACAGGCCGTGGCGCGCGGAATGGCGGTAGCGACAGTAGACCTGCCGGGACATGGTCAGTCCGACGGTGCCCGTTGCAGCGTCGCACATATGAATGTGTTTGTTGATGCTGTGCAACGTGCCGACGCAACGATTCGCCAACGCGTAAAAGACGCAATGGTGGACAGCGCCAGCGCAACACAACCGCCGTACTTCTTGCTCGGCCATAGTATGGGTGGACTGGTCGCGGCACTCCATTTGGAACAGTCGGAATCGATGTACGCAGGCGCGGTTTTTTCAGGTCCGGCATTGGCCCTTGAGCCGCCGCCGCCGCGCCTGCAGGTCGCCATTGTCAACCGATTGGCGAAGTGGCTGCCGACCCTGGGTGTGGTGCAGCTCGATGCGAATTTGGTTAGTCGCGATGAGCGTGTCGTGAAGCGGTATCGAGAGGATCCGCTTGTCTACGGCGGAAAGCTCACGGCGAGCCTTGTGGCGGCGATGTTTGCGGGCATGGCGCGTGCACAGGCTTCCTTGCCGATGCGTCGACTGCCGATCCTAGCGCTACATGGTGGGGCGGATGGGTTAGTGCCGCCCGCTGCTTCGGAGCTTCTCGTCGCTCGCGCAGGATCGGATGACATGACTCGGCGTGTGTACCCCGGGCTGTACCATGAGGTGTTCAACGAGCCCGAGGGCGCAACGATCATCGATGAGATGCTCGATTGGGTGGAAGCGCGTGCGTCAGGAAGCGCCACCTGAGACGGCGAGATACAAGAAATTGATGATCAATAGGATCGTGAACACATCAATAAGCCAGCCGTGATGACGATCGGTCATCTTGGTCAAGACGCGTTTGCCGAGCCAATTTCCCGGAACGGTAAACAGTCCAATGAGCACGCCCAGTATCAAACCATCGGTATCAATAAGCGCACCCGCGCTGAATACGGCGAGCTTCGCGGCGTTCATGACGAGCGTGATCACGGCCATCGTGCCGACAAAAGTCAGGCGATTCATGCCCGTACCCAACAAAAAGGGCGCCAGAAAGAAACCGGGTCCAATAACATTGCCTGCTAACATTCCCCAAATCGCGCTTGCACCGGCAAGGACTGGACGAGAGGTCTTGAGTTGGCGTGCGTTGGCCCAGCGTTTGACAGGCAATGAGCACGCCAAAAACAGGGCGAATACAAGCGCGATGGTAACCTCGCTGATACGCGTAAAGACCCAGGCCCCCAGGACGATGGTGGGCAATCCAAATAGCAGCACGAGCGTGGCCGTCGACCAATCGGTGGCGCGGCGGAACAATAAAACACGACTGCCGTGACTAAATAGCAGTGCACACGTCATCACCGGCACCGCGGCTTTAATTCCAATCGCATGCGCCAAAATCGCGGCCATCACCACGCCGCCGGCGAGTCCCACGCTCCCGTGGAGCACGCCCGTCAAAAACGCGGCGACGAATAGAACAATGAGTGTGAGCGTCGACAACTCTGCCATGGCGAGAGTATACCGTTGGCGACGCCTTGAAGCGTGTCGCTATGAGCCAGCACCATGCCGTCCGGGGTAAGGTGACGCGCTGTGTCCGTGGCGTGGTAGGCGTACACTGACGAACATGATCAACGGCAAGCGAAAGTAAACGGGCGTGGCAACACCGTCTTCCATCAAAGAAGTGGTCGAGAATGGTCTGTGCATCGGCTGCGGTCTGTGTGAAGCACTCAGCCACGGACGCGTGTCAATGCGCATGAGCGCGGTCGGAGGACTGCGCCCTCAACCGTTGGAAGCGTTTAGCGAGGTCGAAGAACAAACCGTGCTGGCGGCCTGTCCAGGAGCGGCCGTGGCGACGCGCGACGAACGCAGTGCTTATCACGATTCTGTCTGGGGCGGCTACGAATCGCTACTGACCGCCTGGGCTGTTGACCCGCTTGTTCGGTTCACCAGCGCAACGGGTGGCGTGCTAACTGCACTGGCACAACATCTTCTTGAGCAGGACGAGATTGCATTCGTGCTGCATGTGGGGGCGGATGCCGAGCGTCCGTTACGCAATCGCTGGGTTATGAGCGAGACAAAGGAGGATGTGATGGCGTTTAACGGTTCGCGATACGCGCCTGTTGCGCCGCTTGCCGGATTGGCGGTGGCGCTTGAGCGCGAAGAGCCCTTCGCGATCGTCGCCAAGCCCTGCGATCTGAACGCCGTGGCGGGGTTGGCGAAATACGATCAGCGTGTCGACGCGCTTTGCCGTTTTCGACTCGCGTTGGTATGCGGTGGGCAGTCTAGATTGAGTAAGACGCTGGACTTACTTGAGCGCTTTGATGTTCCTGCGGACGCGGTGAAAGAGGTGCGTTATCGCGGTAACGGCAATCCCGGTCCAACGCGGGTCACGACGCATGAAGGAATCGATCATTGCGTGAGCTATAACGACCTGTGGGCAGACGAATCAAGTTGGAACCTGGAGTCTCGATGCACGATTTGCCCGGACGCGTTGGGCGAAGCCGCCGACTGTGCTGCGCTCGACATATGGCCGGGAGGCGGTCCGACGGGGGAAGACGAAGGCTTTAATGGACTGGTCGTACGTTCATCCAGGGGTGCCAAGCTCCTGCAGTCGGCGTTCGACCACAAAGCGCTCGATCAAGGTGCGCCGTTGACCATCGACGAGCTTAATGACTGTCAGCCTCATCAGGTTCGAAAAAAGTACGCGTTGCGTGCGCGATTGCGCGCGCTGGAGGAAGCGGGTAAACCGGTGCCCGACACAACGGGCCTACGATTGACCGTTCTGAGCAAATACTTGAGTCCCGCGCAACGCGACGAAGTCAAGCAGGGCACTCGCGTGCGAATTCGGCGAGGACGGTTTACCGAGCGCGTCAAGAATGTTGATCCATAACGCCTGGCCTGGACCACCCCGATTTGCGCAGACGGGCCGACCCCGGCGGTCCAGCGAACGTCACATCGCCGATGAAATTGCGCGGAAACCGGGTCAAATTGCGCTCCTAAGCTGTTAAACATAATAAGCTTCTGGCGGGTTGGCTGGACGCTGGGTATAATGCTGCAACCGCACAAGGCCGTGCAATAATTCAAAAAACGAGGCGCGCCTATGCCAAAACAAACCCGACGTCAGCTCGATAAAGCCATGCACAATGCTCCCAGCTATGCCGCCTGGGTGCGAGCCGCCAAGGCGCATGATGAACGCTCGGGCAAAGCGCGCTGGCGGGAGAAAGTTAAGTCTCCGCTCTACGACTTCACGGCGATCCAGCGGCGACTGGAAGAACTTCGTGCGTTGCGCCAAAAGGGCGACCATCGCAATCTCCTCTACACCCTTAATCAGGGTATTCATGGCAACTTGGGCGGCATGGGCAGTAGCAAGCTGTATCGTCAGTCGCGATTTGGCACCAAGAACTTGGTGAATGATTACATCGATGAAGTGGTTGCTGCGCTTGAGCATATTGCGCAAACGCGCTCGCGCAGCATCACCTTTGCGGAGCGACTCGAGTTTTTTCGACGCGCAAACCACTGCTTTGGACAGTCCGCATTGATGTTGAGCGGTGGCGCAACGCTGTCGCATTTTCATGTTGGTGTGGCCAAAGCGCTCAGCGACGAATCGTTGCTGCCGTCGGTAATTTCAGGATCCAGCGGCGGCTCGCTTGTAGCAGCGGTGTTGGGGACGCATAGCGATGACGATTTGGACTATTTTTTCGAACCGTCGAACTTGGTGATGGAGGCCAAAACCGAGGCAGGCTGGATGCAGAACCTCCTGCCCTTCGTCGCGCCGCGAATGGATGTGCGCGACCTCGAGGAGGTGCTCGAGCGGGTGTTGCCCGATGTAACGTTTGCCGAGGCCTATGAGATCAGCGGACGCTACATTAATGTGTCGATCGCGCCATACGAACAGCATCAATCATCGCGGTTGATGAATGCCATCACCTCGCCAAACGTATATGTGCGCAAAGCCGTGATGGCGTCGTGCGCGATTCCAGGTGTGTTTCCAGCGGTAACCCTGGAAGCAAAAAGTGTGAAAACAGGAAAACGGCGCGCGTATTTGCCGCGGCGCAAATGGATTGACGGATCGATGAGTCAGGATATGCCAGTGAAGCGACTGTCGCGTTTATACGGCACAAACCACTACATCGCCAGTCAGGTGAATCCGCATGTATTGTGGTTTTTGCAGGACCCGAAAGGGCGCCAGAACTTGTGGACCACCGGATTCAATGCTGCTTTTCGAAGTTATCAAGAGTGGTTACGCGCGACTCAGCCTCTCACGCACAAACTGGTGCGTTCGTTTCCGCCCGTCGAGTATCTCTATCGCAGCTTTTACTCGGTGGCGACGCAGGAATACACCGGCGATATCACAATCACACCCCGCTCACGTTGGTTTAATCCGACGCGGTTGCTGACGCGATTGACGGAAAAAGAGCTGATGGCGCTGATCACCGAAGGCGAACAAGCGACCTATCCTAAAATTGAGATGGTGCGAAACTGCACGAAGATCAGTCGGGCACTAAAGCAGATACTGAATGATTATGAGCGTCGCGCACTGCGTGGTACTCACAAACAACAAGGCGCTAAGCTCGTTGCGGTGAAATAGTCCGCACGTCGTAATCCGCATCGTTCGTACCGACCCACGAAGATCCCCGCCCTTCGAATACGACGCCCAAGCCGTTCACGCCAACCGTCTCGTCCTCTATGACACGCTTACGGCGTGTTAATGACGACCGGATTGGCCACGGTGCGCACGCGCGTGTTGTCGATCACGGTGTCTTGGCAAAGTTGGCGCGCGACGACTTGTGGATCACGGAACACCTCGTCGAGCGTGTTGATCGGCCCAGCGGGCACGCCCTTGAGCGTCAGTAAATCAAGCCACACTTTCGCGGACTTAGTCACAAGCACATCGGTCATTCGGGCAGCCAGCTCGTCACGATGGATCACACGCGATGCGTTGTGGTCAAAGCGGCTGTCGTCTGCCCACGATGGTTGCTCAAGCACGTTGCATAATTGACTAAACTGAGCGTCGTTACCAACCGCGATGATGATGGGTTCCGATGCGGTGCTAAACACTTGGTATGGCGCAATGTTGGGATGCGTGTTGCCAATGCGCCCAGGCACGTCACCCCCATTGAGATAGTTCGCGGCTTGATTCGCCAGCATGGCCACCTGCACATCGAGCAGCGAGATATCGATATGGCAGCCGCGACCGGTAGTATCCCGTGACCGCAGTGCGGCGAGTATGGCGGTTGAGGCATGCAGTCCGGCGAATAGGTCGCTCACGGCCACGCCGGCGCGCATCGGCTCGCCCCCGTCACAATCGGGCGCACCCGTCACACTCATCAGCCCAGACAGGCCTTGGATAATGAAATCGAAACCGGGTTGATGGCGATAGGGACCCGTCTGTCCAAAGCCTGTGATTGAGCAATAGACGAGCGCAGGGTTGTCTTTCTTTACTGATGCATAGTCGAGACCGTAGCGCGTCAAGCTATCCACTTTGTAGTTTTCGATCAGCACATCCGCGTCAGCGGCGAGTGCCTTAACGATTTGCAATCCTTCGGGCGTTTTAAAGTCGGCGCGAATAATGCGCTTGCTGCGATTAGCGCAATAAAAATAGGCAGCATTATGCGCGTTGCGTTCTGTGTCGGCGACAAAGGGCGGTCCCCAACGGCGGGTGTCATCGCCGCGCGGATGTTCGACTTTGGTTACTTGGGCGCCGAAGTCTCCGAGCATCTGGGCGGCAAATGGGCCGGCCAGGATACGCGATAAATCCAGCACCTTAAGATCATTAAGCAAACCGGTGCGGGCGACACGATTCACGAATCCAGGCCGCCCATACACAGATACTTGATCTCCAGATAGTCATCCAAACCATATTTCGACCCTTCGCGACCCTGCCCGGATTCCTTGACGCCGCCAAACGGGGCCATTTCATTTGAGATCACGCCTTCGTTGATGCCGACGATCCCGTATTCGAGCTGTTCGCTGACGCGCCAGATGCGACCGATGTCACGGGCGTAAAAATAGCAGGCCAGACCAAATTCAGTGTCGTTCGCAAGCTGGATCGCTTCCTCTTCAGTATCGAATGTGAATATCGGCGCCACGGGTCCAAAGATCTCTTCTCGAAATACGCGCATCGACGTGGTTGTCTGCGTGAGAACCGTGGGCTCGATAAAACAACTTCCGGCAGGGTGAAGCGAGCCCCCACATTCGACTTTAGCGCCATGACTGACGGCATCCTCGATTAGCGCTAACACGCCTTGTGCTGCGCGATCGTGAATGAGGGGGCCGACTTGTGCGTTTTCATCGGTTCCTTCTCCTACAATCAATGCGCGCGCGGCGGCACTAAACCGTTTGACAAACTCATCGTGAATCGACGACTGCACGAGCAGTCGGTTCGCGCACACACAGGTTTGACCGGCATTGCGAAACTTACACAAAATCGCGCCGGCAACCGCCGCGTTCAAGTCCGCATCGTCAAAGACGATGAAGGGGGCGTTGCCGCCAAGTTCCATCGACGTGCGCTTCACGGTTGCGGCACATTCGGCCATAAGCTGTTTGCCCACCGGTGTCGAGCCGGTGAACGTCAGTTTACGCACCAGCGGATTGGCCGTGAACTCAGCGCCGATCTGTGCGGTGTGGCCGCTCACAACGTTGATGACGCCTGCAGGCACGCCGGCTCGCTCAGCAAGCTCCGTAAAGGCATACGCCGACAGCGGCGTTTCATTGGCAGGCTTGCACACCACGGTACAGCCAGCAGCGAGCGCGGGCGCGATTTTGCGCGTCAGCATGGCATTGGGAAAGTTCCAGGGTGTAATGCACGCCACCACACCAACCGGCTGTTTGATCACGACCAAGCGTTTGTCCGATCCTGGCGCCGGAATGGTATCGCCATACACGCGCTTGGCTTCTTCACTGAACCATTCGATGTAATTGGCGCCATAGGCAATCTCGCCGCGCGCTTCGGCGAGTGGCTTGCCCTGTTCGGCGGTAAGTATACGTGC harbors:
- a CDS encoding aldehyde dehydrogenase family protein, whose translation is MENLRKFYIDGKWVTPHSAQSFAVTNPATEEIIDTMILGDRKDVDRAVEAALRAFYSFSQTTKTDRLDLLQALLVESRRRMDDMVQAMTLEMGVPVTFSREMQADAAIGHLEGFIEAHKAQELREDLGNGDVIVREPIGVCGLITPWNWPINQVALKVIPAIATGCSCILKPSEYTPLSAVVYAEIIDAAGIPAGVFNLVQGDGPTVGAGLAAHPDVHMMSFTGSSRAGKAVMKASADTIKRVTLELGGKSPDLVFADCDVPVRVRDTVLNCFSNTGQSCDAPTRMLVERSVYDQAVAIARDTALSQRVDDPNKEGDHLGPLFDQIQYDRVQRLIQIGLDEGAKLVAGGLGRPDGFDRGWYVKPTVFADVNNTMEIAQEEIFGPVIVLMPFDSEEEAIEIANDTPYGLAAYIECGDPARAERIAARLRVGAVHINGAGYQYGSPFGGYRQSGNGREGGMMGLEDYQEVKTLHIA
- a CDS encoding lysophospholipase; translated protein: MMSSHTDTLAGVGGALHYQDWRPDGVVRAVLVIVHGAAEHGGRYAPLAEQAVARGMAVATVDLPGHGQSDGARCSVAHMNVFVDAVQRADATIRQRVKDAMVDSASATQPPYFLLGHSMGGLVAALHLEQSESMYAGAVFSGPALALEPPPPRLQVAIVNRLAKWLPTLGVVQLDANLVSRDERVVKRYREDPLVYGGKLTASLVAAMFAGMARAQASLPMRRLPILALHGGADGLVPPAASELLVARAGSDDMTRRVYPGLYHEVFNEPEGATIIDEMLDWVEARASGSAT
- a CDS encoding sulfite exporter TauE/SafE family protein, whose product is MAELSTLTLIVLFVAAFLTGVLHGSVGLAGGVVMAAILAHAIGIKAAVPVMTCALLFSHGSRVLLFRRATDWSTATLVLLFGLPTIVLGAWVFTRISEVTIALVFALFLACSLPVKRWANARQLKTSRPVLAGASAIWGMLAGNVIGPGFFLAPFLLGTGMNRLTFVGTMAVITLVMNAAKLAVFSAGALIDTDGLILGVLIGLFTVPGNWLGKRVLTKMTDRHHGWLIDVFTILLIINFLYLAVSGGAS
- a CDS encoding Coenzyme F420 hydrogenase/dehydrogenase, beta subunit C-terminal domain: MATPSSIKEVVENGLCIGCGLCEALSHGRVSMRMSAVGGLRPQPLEAFSEVEEQTVLAACPGAAVATRDERSAYHDSVWGGYESLLTAWAVDPLVRFTSATGGVLTALAQHLLEQDEIAFVLHVGADAERPLRNRWVMSETKEDVMAFNGSRYAPVAPLAGLAVALEREEPFAIVAKPCDLNAVAGLAKYDQRVDALCRFRLALVCGGQSRLSKTLDLLERFDVPADAVKEVRYRGNGNPGPTRVTTHEGIDHCVSYNDLWADESSWNLESRCTICPDALGEAADCAALDIWPGGGPTGEDEGFNGLVVRSSRGAKLLQSAFDHKALDQGAPLTIDELNDCQPHQVRKKYALRARLRALEEAGKPVPDTTGLRLTVLSKYLSPAQRDEVKQGTRVRIRRGRFTERVKNVDP
- a CDS encoding DUF3336 domain-containing protein, whose amino-acid sequence is MPKQTRRQLDKAMHNAPSYAAWVRAAKAHDERSGKARWREKVKSPLYDFTAIQRRLEELRALRQKGDHRNLLYTLNQGIHGNLGGMGSSKLYRQSRFGTKNLVNDYIDEVVAALEHIAQTRSRSITFAERLEFFRRANHCFGQSALMLSGGATLSHFHVGVAKALSDESLLPSVISGSSGGSLVAAVLGTHSDDDLDYFFEPSNLVMEAKTEAGWMQNLLPFVAPRMDVRDLEEVLERVLPDVTFAEAYEISGRYINVSIAPYEQHQSSRLMNAITSPNVYVRKAVMASCAIPGVFPAVTLEAKSVKTGKRRAYLPRRKWIDGSMSQDMPVKRLSRLYGTNHYIASQVNPHVLWFLQDPKGRQNLWTTGFNAAFRSYQEWLRATQPLTHKLVRSFPPVEYLYRSFYSVATQEYTGDITITPRSRWFNPTRLLTRLTEKELMALITEGEQATYPKIEMVRNCTKISRALKQILNDYERRALRGTHKQQGAKLVAVK